The following are from one region of the Candidatus Binataceae bacterium genome:
- a CDS encoding HNH endonuclease signature motif containing protein produces the protein MDNKFVHLRDFSDNSSDTFKPSKKFFLISLLYLGLILKRLSAMEEFFSFCNFRQFERTRREIRLPYELLNDARFRQLPDAHKAHLLCLLLLAARMNNCLPSAPVKLERMIGATEPVDLGALGDFIQFRGVEKPSWQDRLASRHVPDSMRATVLVRDGGRCRKCGRSSNLEIDHIVPVSRGGQTQELNLQTLCRRCNRAKSKKLVAQL, from the coding sequence TTGGACAACAAGTTTGTGCATCTCCGTGACTTTTCTGACAATTCTAGTGATACTTTTAAACCAAGTAAAAAATTTTTCTTGATTTCTTTATTATATTTGGGATTAATATTAAAAAGGTTATCCGCCATGGAAGAGTTTTTTAGCTTTTGCAATTTCCGTCAGTTCGAGCGCACGCGTCGGGAAATCAGGTTGCCATACGAGCTTTTGAACGACGCTCGTTTCCGTCAGCTCCCGGATGCCCACAAGGCGCACCTGCTCTGCCTGCTGTTGCTGGCCGCGCGGATGAACAATTGTCTGCCCAGCGCTCCGGTCAAGCTGGAACGGATGATCGGAGCAACCGAGCCCGTTGACCTGGGAGCACTGGGCGATTTCATCCAATTTAGAGGGGTGGAAAAACCTTCCTGGCAAGACCGGCTTGCCAGCCGGCACGTCCCCGACAGCATGCGTGCGACCGTGTTAGTGCGCGACGGGGGGCGCTGCCGCAAATGCGGCAGGTCGAGCAATCTGGAAATTGATCACATCGTACCCGTCAGCCGGGGTGGCCAGACCCAGGAGCTGAACCTGCAGACCCTGTGCCGGCGCTGTAACCGGGCCAAATCCAAGAAGCTGGTGGCACAGTTGTGA
- a CDS encoding HAD-IIIA family hydrolase gives MQGKITNLLDQGKAPERAVFLDRDGVLIRTLVREGKPVSVSTLAEVEILDGVAQACDRLKQAGFLLVVVTNQPDVSRGLMARETVEATNQLLSERLPVDELRTCYHDDRDDCDCRKPRPGMLLAAAAKWHIDLAASFMVGDRWRDIEAGQRAGCRTVFIDNGYEEAQPPRPDYRARSLAEAANWILRGAIER, from the coding sequence ATGCAAGGCAAGATCACCAACTTGCTCGATCAGGGAAAGGCCCCCGAACGCGCAGTGTTCCTGGATCGCGACGGAGTCTTGATTCGCACCTTGGTGCGTGAGGGCAAACCGGTGTCGGTTTCCACGCTGGCTGAGGTCGAGATCCTCGACGGCGTGGCACAAGCCTGCGACCGGCTGAAGCAGGCCGGCTTTCTGCTGGTAGTGGTCACCAACCAGCCCGACGTAAGTCGGGGCTTGATGGCACGCGAAACAGTCGAGGCTACCAACCAACTTCTGAGCGAGCGCCTGCCCGTGGACGAGCTGCGAACCTGCTACCATGATGATCGCGACGATTGTGACTGTCGCAAACCGCGACCGGGGATGCTTCTCGCGGCGGCCGCAAAATGGCATATCGACTTGGCCGCCAGTTTCATGGTGGGTGACCGATGGCGGGATATCGAAGCCGGACAACGAGCCGGCTGCCGCACGGTCTTTATCGACAACGGGTATGAGGAGGCGCAGCCGCCCCGCCCGGACTATCGCGCTCGGTCGCTGGCGGAGGCGGCAAATTGGATATTGCGCGGGGCAATTGAAAGATGA
- a CDS encoding transaldolase family protein has product MKHIAPALRHSPTACIPVFAGRIADTGRDPVPLMREVVEFLQAFPNIELLWASPRELLNLLQADTLGCHIVTITHDML; this is encoded by the coding sequence ATCAAACACATCGCCCCCGCGCTGAGACATTCGCCCACCGCCTGCATCCCTGTCTTTGCGGGCCGGATTGCAGACACCGGCCGCGATCCGGTGCCCTTGATGCGCGAAGTCGTGGAATTCCTCCAGGCTTTTCCCAATATCGAGCTGCTCTGGGCCAGCCCGCGCGAACTGCTCAACCTGCTTCAGGCCGACACGCTCGGATGTCACATCGTTACGATCACCCATGACATGCTGTAG
- a CDS encoding transposase, which translates to MPKKGHSEEQILGALRQAESETKVSEICREHGISDATFYIWKKKYAGLGLSEWRELRQLREENAKLKRLVADLSLDRQILQEIVQKKL; encoded by the coding sequence ATGCCGAAGAAGGGGCACAGCGAGGAGCAGATCCTGGGCGCATTGCGGCAGGCGGAGAGCGAGACCAAGGTGAGCGAGATCTGCCGCGAGCACGGGATCAGCGACGCCACTTTTTACATCTGGAAGAAGAAGTACGCGGGGCTTGGTTTGAGTGAGTGGCGCGAGCTGCGACAACTGCGCGAGGAGAACGCGAAGCTCAAGCGCTTGGTCGCCGACCTCTCGCTTGATCGCCAGATTCTGCAGGAGATCGTGCAAAAAAAGCTGTAA
- a CDS encoding NAD-dependent epimerase/dehydratase family protein yields MKILVTGGAGFIGSHIVDALVVRGAEVSVLDNLSTGKRANLNPGARFYHVDLLEKEKVAAVMAQERPRAIIHLAAQMDVRRSVAEPTFDAQVNLVGMLNLMEAARKHAVKRIVFASTGGAIYGEQQQYPCDESHPCHPLSPYGVTKLATENYLYFYQAEYGIQFIALRYANVYGPRQDPHGEAGVVAVFCGRLLTGQPCTIYGDGEQTRDYVYVGDVVQANLAALERNISGSFNIGTGTETSVNQLYAMIATMVSSREAPRHAQTRPGEQRRSVIDAVRAQHELGWKPQTTLAAGLGETLEYFRRRFASTRYPVVPTVS; encoded by the coding sequence ATGAAAATCTTAGTCACCGGCGGCGCCGGCTTTATTGGTTCTCATATCGTTGATGCGCTGGTAGTGCGAGGCGCCGAGGTATCGGTGTTGGACAACCTGTCCACGGGCAAGCGCGCCAATCTCAATCCGGGAGCCCGTTTTTATCACGTTGATTTGCTGGAGAAAGAAAAGGTCGCGGCGGTGATGGCGCAGGAACGGCCCAGGGCGATTATCCATCTAGCCGCGCAGATGGACGTGCGCCGCTCAGTGGCCGAGCCCACCTTCGACGCTCAGGTAAATCTGGTGGGGATGCTCAATCTGATGGAGGCAGCGCGCAAGCATGCGGTTAAGCGGATCGTTTTTGCCTCTACCGGTGGCGCCATATATGGCGAGCAGCAACAATATCCATGCGATGAAAGCCATCCCTGTCATCCGCTTAGTCCCTACGGAGTCACCAAGCTTGCCACCGAGAATTATCTGTATTTCTATCAGGCCGAGTATGGCATACAATTTATTGCGCTGCGCTATGCCAACGTCTACGGCCCGCGCCAGGATCCACATGGCGAGGCTGGCGTGGTCGCGGTTTTCTGCGGCCGCCTGCTGACCGGCCAGCCCTGCACGATCTATGGCGATGGCGAGCAAACCCGCGATTACGTTTACGTGGGCGACGTTGTGCAAGCCAATTTGGCGGCGCTTGAACGCAATATCAGCGGCAGCTTCAATATTGGCACAGGCACCGAAACCAGCGTCAATCAGCTCTATGCGATGATCGCAACAATGGTGAGCAGCCGCGAGGCCCCGCGGCATGCTCAGACTAGGCCCGGTGAGCAGCGACGCTCCGTAATCGACGCTGTGCGGGCGCAGCACGAACTGGGATGGAAGCCGCAGACGACTCTTGCGGCAGGCCTGGGCGAGACTCTGGAATATTTTCGCCGGCGTTTCGCCAGCACCAGATATCCCGTCGTGCCTACTGTGTCATAA
- a CDS encoding NAD-dependent epimerase/dehydratase family protein yields the protein MSGQTRVLVAGAGGFIGHHLTKLLVGKGFWVRGVDVKLPEYEPSDAHEFELLDLRRWAECLQATRGVEQVYNLAANMGGIGFIEANKAVIMHDNVLINVHMLEAARLNGVNKYFYSSSACIYPGYLQKEAAVVPLKESDAYPADPEDGYGWEKLYSERQCRHYLEDYGLSTHVARFHNIFGPLGTYDGGREKSPAAICRKVALAADGDEIEVWGDGEQTRSYCYVGDCVEGIFRLLNSDCHQPLNLGTDYLVTINQLVEIVARIAGKRIRRRHDLSKPQGVRGRNADLTLMKQVLKWEPRTSLEQGLSVTYRWIEQELRKAGRLD from the coding sequence ATGAGTGGACAGACGCGAGTGCTGGTTGCCGGTGCCGGCGGTTTTATCGGGCATCATCTGACAAAACTGCTGGTTGGCAAAGGCTTCTGGGTGCGAGGCGTGGATGTGAAGCTGCCCGAATATGAACCGAGCGATGCCCACGAGTTCGAGCTGCTTGATCTGCGGCGATGGGCCGAATGTCTGCAGGCCACCCGGGGGGTTGAGCAGGTCTACAATCTGGCAGCCAACATGGGTGGAATTGGCTTTATCGAGGCCAACAAGGCGGTGATCATGCATGACAACGTACTGATCAACGTCCATATGCTAGAGGCCGCGCGGCTCAACGGGGTCAACAAGTATTTCTACTCCTCCTCGGCCTGCATTTATCCCGGCTATCTGCAGAAAGAGGCCGCGGTGGTGCCGCTCAAGGAGTCTGACGCCTATCCCGCCGACCCCGAAGATGGCTATGGCTGGGAGAAGCTCTATTCCGAGCGGCAATGCCGCCATTACCTGGAGGACTACGGTCTCAGCACCCACGTCGCCCGCTTTCACAATATCTTTGGTCCCTTGGGCACTTACGACGGAGGGCGGGAAAAATCCCCGGCCGCGATTTGCCGCAAGGTGGCGTTGGCCGCCGACGGCGACGAGATAGAGGTCTGGGGCGATGGCGAGCAGACCCGTTCGTATTGCTATGTGGGAGACTGCGTGGAGGGTATCTTTCGTCTGCTTAACTCTGATTGTCACCAGCCACTGAACCTGGGTACCGATTACTTGGTCACGATTAATCAACTGGTCGAGATCGTCGCCCGAATCGCGGGCAAGCGGATTCGCCGCCGCCACGATTTGAGCAAGCCCCAAGGAGTCCGCGGACGCAACGCCGACCTCACCCTCATGAAGCAAGTGTTGAAGTGGGAGCCGCGCACCTCACTAGAGCAGGGACTGAGCGTGACTTACCGCTGGATCGAGCAGGAACTGCGCAAAGCCGGTCGTTTGGACTAA
- a CDS encoding transposase yields MRRLQAFKYELMPAGEQRRRMCRFAGSCRFVHNKALALQKESYRQGGKKLGYAGLCKLLTQWRNSPDTAWLADAPVHPLQQTLKDLERAYANFFAKRADFPRFRKKGRHDSFRYPDPKQIKLDQGNRRVFLPKLGWLFYRNSRDVLGTVKNVTVSWSGDKWFVSIQTEREVEPPTPRGDAVGIDMGVVRFATLSNGKFHAPLNSFKRHQDRLRKAQRAMSRKIKFSGNWKKEKSRIQKIHARIGNARRDFLHKTSTMISKNHAIVCIEDLRVRNMSKSAAGTLDAPGKNVRAKSGLNKSILDQGWFEFRRQLEYKLAWAGGWLVAVPPQNTSLACPRCGHVSADNRRTQARFECRQCGFEEHADVVGAINVLRAGHARFACEVSGASRPPAAGTHRSDSGAALCA; encoded by the coding sequence ATGCGGCGTCTCCAAGCCTTCAAGTACGAACTCATGCCGGCCGGGGAACAGCGGCGCCGGATGTGCCGCTTCGCCGGATCGTGCCGGTTCGTCCACAACAAGGCCCTGGCGTTGCAGAAGGAAAGCTACCGGCAAGGTGGGAAGAAACTCGGCTATGCCGGGCTGTGCAAGCTGCTCACCCAGTGGCGCAACAGCCCGGATACCGCGTGGCTGGCCGATGCCCCCGTCCATCCGCTGCAACAGACGCTCAAAGATTTGGAGCGGGCCTACGCCAATTTTTTCGCCAAGCGGGCCGACTTCCCGCGCTTTAGGAAGAAAGGCCGGCACGACAGCTTCCGCTATCCCGACCCGAAACAGATCAAGCTCGATCAGGGCAACCGCCGTGTCTTTCTGCCTAAGCTCGGCTGGCTATTCTACCGCAACAGCCGCGATGTCCTGGGCACGGTCAAAAACGTCACCGTGAGCTGGTCGGGCGACAAGTGGTTCGTATCGATCCAGACCGAGCGGGAGGTGGAACCGCCAACACCGCGAGGCGACGCGGTTGGCATCGACATGGGAGTGGTTCGCTTCGCCACGCTCTCGAATGGCAAGTTCCATGCGCCTCTTAACAGCTTCAAGCGGCACCAGGACCGGCTGCGCAAGGCGCAGCGGGCCATGAGCCGTAAGATAAAGTTCAGCGGCAACTGGAAGAAGGAGAAATCGCGTATCCAGAAGATTCATGCTCGCATCGGCAATGCTCGCCGCGACTTCCTGCACAAGACCTCGACCATGATCAGCAAAAACCACGCGATCGTGTGTATCGAGGATTTGCGGGTGCGGAACATGTCCAAGTCGGCGGCAGGAACGCTCGATGCGCCAGGCAAAAATGTTCGGGCCAAGTCCGGCCTGAACAAATCCATCCTCGATCAAGGCTGGTTCGAGTTTCGCCGCCAACTGGAATACAAGCTGGCGTGGGCTGGGGGATGGCTGGTCGCCGTCCCGCCGCAGAACACCAGCCTCGCCTGCCCACGTTGCGGTCATGTGTCGGCGGACAACCGGCGGACTCAAGCCCGGTTCGAGTGCCGGCAATGCGGCTTTGAGGAACACGCCGATGTGGTCGGGGCAATAAATGTTCTAAGGGCGGGACACGCCCGGTTCGCCTGTGAAGTGAGCGGCGCATCAAGGCCGCCAGCAGCAGGAACCCACCGAAGCGACTCGGGAGCGGCCCTATGCGCCTGA
- a CDS encoding HAD family hydrolase produces MTDQGEARRPAVFLDRDGVLIRTLVRDGKPAAISTLAELEILGGVVQACQQLKQAGYLLVVVTNQPDVRRGLMAREVVDAINRRLKEYLPVDELRTCYHDDRDECECRKPRPGMLHAAAAKWHIDLAASFMVGDRWRDIEAGRRAGCRTVFIDYGYEEARPPSPDYRAGSLIEAANWILSRGLER; encoded by the coding sequence TTGACTGACCAAGGAGAAGCCCGCAGACCCGCCGTGTTCCTGGATCGTGACGGAGTCTTGATTCGTACCTTGGTGCGCGATGGCAAGCCGGCGGCGATTTCAACCTTGGCCGAGCTTGAGATACTGGGGGGCGTGGTTCAAGCCTGCCAGCAGCTCAAGCAGGCCGGCTACCTGCTGGTGGTTGTTACCAACCAGCCCGACGTCAGACGAGGCTTGATGGCGCGCGAAGTCGTTGACGCGATCAATCGGCGGCTGAAGGAGTACTTGCCGGTTGACGAGCTACGAACCTGCTACCACGACGATCGCGACGAATGCGAATGTCGCAAACCGCGACCAGGGATGCTTCACGCGGCGGCGGCAAAATGGCATATCGACTTGGCAGCAAGCTTCATGGTGGGTGATCGATGGCGGGATATCGAGGCCGGACGGCGGGCCGGCTGTCGCACGGTATTCATCGACTACGGATATGAGGAAGCGCGACCACCGTCCCCAGACTATCGCGCCGGGTCGCTGATCGAGGCGGCAAACTGGATACTGAGCAGGGGTTTGGAAAGATGA
- a CDS encoding transaldolase — MKHLAELRVKIFADGAEKAGILELYRQPWVRGFTTNPTLMRKAGVADYRAFAKEILRVVTDRPISFEVFSDEFEEMERQAREIATWGDNVYVKIPITNTRAATSRELVERLASRRIKLNLTALLTLDQVKHIAPALKHSPAAYISVFAGRIADTGRDPVPVMREAVEFLKAFPNIELIWASPRELLNLFQADAIGCHIITITHDMLQKLSLIGRDLEEYSLDTVKMFHQDALKAGFEL; from the coding sequence ATGAAGCATTTAGCCGAACTCAGGGTCAAGATTTTCGCCGACGGCGCGGAAAAGGCCGGGATATTGGAGCTCTATCGCCAGCCCTGGGTCCGCGGTTTCACCACCAACCCGACCTTAATGCGCAAAGCTGGCGTGGCCGATTACCGCGCTTTCGCCAAGGAAATCCTGCGGGTGGTAACGGATCGGCCGATCTCCTTCGAGGTTTTCTCCGACGAGTTCGAGGAGATGGAACGGCAGGCGCGGGAGATCGCCACTTGGGGAGACAACGTTTACGTCAAAATTCCCATTACCAACACCCGCGCCGCCACCAGCCGCGAGTTGGTGGAACGGCTGGCCTCTCGGCGCATCAAACTCAACCTTACCGCCCTCCTGACTCTCGATCAGGTCAAGCATATCGCACCAGCCCTCAAGCATTCGCCAGCCGCCTACATCTCGGTCTTTGCCGGGCGGATCGCTGACACCGGCCGTGACCCGGTGCCCGTGATGCGCGAGGCGGTGGAATTCCTCAAGGCTTTTCCCAATATCGAGTTGATATGGGCCAGCCCGCGCGAGCTGCTCAACCTTTTTCAGGCTGACGCCATTGGATGCCATATCATTACGATCACCCATGACATGCTGCAGAAACTCAGCTTGATCGGCCGCGATCTCGAGGAATACTCGCTGGATACCGTCAAAATGTTCCATCAGGATGCGCTCAAGGCCGGTTTTGAGTTGTAA